The uncultured Bacteroides sp. genome has a segment encoding these proteins:
- a CDS encoding TolC family protein: MKKVAFLLTIIISSAFSPIYGQLSINDCYKKAQANYPLVKQYGLIEQSKAYSLSNADKGYLPQFALSAKASYQSEVTKLPITLPNVVIKGLNKDQYQSVLEVNQSVWDGGVIQNQKKITEASSTVEKQKLDVDMYVINDRINQLFFGILLLDEQIKQNVLLQDELKRNYGQISSYVANGIANQADLDAVKVNQLNTAQRKVELEATRKAYREMLAAMIGEPIKEDTYLAKPSAAESASLSETINRPELQLFDAQNNLYETQKGMINSKNMPKLGLFVQGGYSNPGLNMLKSEFSPYYVAGARLSWNFGGLYTKKNEKKLLENSQQNIAIQKETFMFNTNLKMTQQNNEIEKMKQLMRDDDEIIRLRTNIKKSAEVKVEHGTLSVTELLREINSEDQAKQNKVLHEIQLLMSIYNYKNTTNN; this comes from the coding sequence ATGAAAAAAGTAGCATTCCTTCTGACTATTATTATTAGTAGCGCCTTCTCTCCTATCTATGGACAACTATCCATCAATGATTGCTATAAAAAGGCGCAGGCAAACTATCCGTTGGTAAAACAGTATGGGTTGATAGAACAATCAAAAGCATACAGCCTATCAAATGCAGACAAAGGTTATTTACCTCAGTTTGCTTTATCGGCAAAAGCCAGTTATCAATCCGAAGTGACCAAACTTCCTATTACATTACCTAATGTGGTCATTAAAGGACTCAACAAAGATCAGTACCAATCAGTTCTGGAAGTAAACCAATCCGTCTGGGATGGTGGAGTTATTCAAAATCAAAAGAAGATAACCGAAGCAAGTTCTACTGTGGAAAAACAAAAACTGGATGTGGATATGTATGTCATCAATGACCGCATAAATCAGCTTTTCTTTGGGATTCTTTTACTAGATGAACAGATAAAACAGAATGTATTGCTGCAGGATGAATTGAAACGAAACTATGGACAGATTTCTTCTTATGTAGCCAATGGAATTGCAAATCAGGCGGATTTGGATGCGGTAAAAGTAAATCAGCTGAACACAGCCCAGCGGAAGGTAGAGCTGGAAGCCACCCGTAAAGCTTATAGGGAAATGCTGGCTGCCATGATTGGGGAACCAATAAAAGAAGACACTTACCTGGCAAAGCCATCCGCAGCAGAAAGTGCTTCTCTGTCTGAAACAATTAACCGACCGGAATTACAACTGTTTGATGCTCAGAACAACTTGTACGAGACTCAAAAGGGCATGATCAATTCTAAGAATATGCCTAAACTGGGATTGTTCGTACAAGGAGGATACAGTAACCCGGGACTGAATATGCTGAAAAGTGAATTTTCTCCTTATTATGTTGCCGGAGCTCGTTTATCCTGGAACTTTGGCGGTCTTTACACAAAGAAGAATGAGAAGAAGTTACTGGAAAACAGCCAACAGAACATAGCTATACAAAAAGAAACTTTTATGTTCAATACCAACCTGAAGATGACTCAGCAGAATAATGAAATTGAAAAGATGAAGCAGCTTATGCGGGATGATGATGAGATTATCCGACTGCGGACAAATATAAAAAAATCGGCAGAGGTGAAGGTGGAACACGGTACTCTGAGTGTTACTGAACTGCTTCGGG
- a CDS encoding TetR/AcrR family transcriptional regulator produces the protein MKEKEDINTEQAIMDAAEREFLDKGYALTKTTEIARIAGVNHAMLHYYFRTKENLFDKVFQKKVALLANSFMPMIEEDLPFTEKVTFIIKAHFDFLTSNPKLPFFVLNEFLTNKERLNKFHTLAIPAIRIILEKLKSEMDVAVEKGEITNIDPVHLLLDIVSLNVFSFVALPIITGVAQSLGRDYKALLKERKEENIKVILRRLQP, from the coding sequence ATGAAAGAGAAAGAAGATATAAATACTGAGCAGGCAATAATGGATGCTGCTGAGAGAGAGTTCTTAGATAAAGGCTATGCCTTGACCAAGACAACTGAAATAGCCAGAATAGCTGGAGTAAACCATGCTATGCTTCATTATTACTTTCGCACAAAAGAGAATCTCTTTGATAAGGTATTTCAAAAGAAAGTTGCTCTTTTGGCTAATTCATTCATGCCAATGATTGAAGAAGATTTACCATTCACAGAAAAGGTTACATTTATTATTAAGGCTCATTTTGATTTCCTCACATCGAACCCTAAGCTGCCTTTCTTTGTTTTAAATGAGTTTCTTACAAATAAAGAAAGACTAAATAAGTTTCACACTCTGGCAATTCCAGCTATAAGAATTATTCTTGAGAAGCTGAAGTCTGAAATGGATGTTGCAGTTGAGAAAGGCGAAATAACTAATATTGACCCTGTACACTTGCTGTTAGACATTGTTTCATTAAATGTTTTTAGCTTTGTGGCACTTCCTATTATTACTGGTGTTGCACAATCTTTAGGTAGAGACTATAAAGCTTTATTAAAAGAAAGAAAAGAAGAAAATATTAAGGTAATCTTGAGAAGGTTACAACCCTGA